One segment of Echeneis naucrates chromosome 15, fEcheNa1.1, whole genome shotgun sequence DNA contains the following:
- the mzt1 gene encoding mitotic-spindle organizing protein 1: MASAANTNLNAVRETMDVLLEISRLLNTGLDMESLSICVRLCEQGINPEALSAVIKELRKASESLKASENCAN, translated from the exons ATGGCAAGTGCAGCAAATACAAACCTGAACGCAGTCCGGGAAACAATGGACG TGCTGCTTGAGATTTCCAGGTTGCTGAATACTGGTTTGGACATGGAGTCTCTGTCCATATGTGTGAGGCTGTGTGAGCAGGGCATCAATCCAGAAGCCCTATCTGCTGTCATCAAAGAACTACGCAAAGCCTCTGAGTCTCTCAAG gcTTCTGAAAACTGTGCAAACTGA
- the bora gene encoding protein aurora borealis, with amino-acid sequence MGDRAELQITPETPGRPSIRNPFESPNDYHHLREPLVPSPSVFKSKSCKATPPKFNWSIDEMAYLLPAYIDPEEIQRQSFYLSQTRTDSDIEEKRQNAIEQFFTKGTIVPSPWAEPNTRKGLQSCKKSCMSAVIAEEPEKNSVACQTTLSLPLAFDLEKVLGEYYRCEEACDAVQESLSSSSLRRKLFLDGQGSHSSSDSSSPPSPERSHVRQERSFVTQEERVVEGLEGCEGIAISSIFSSPLSCGVPAATPSTGQFSSSPIQHGCFRDCSLGSITSPLFPDRSSPARLVSPTISPIVAHTARTPISSAERKKLSNLTPHSAPLEVDATACSESPFVEGCSPIRNCSPHQLPCHSEPHNNSRAKPRPRVRYWAPPPLISPILNPKLQDNQEAEDSPSSSSSLPSMELDPSSPLAQDTHPTNTERVILDPKEPVEMEEGRVTGIEGRLEEEDEDEDEEAGVLSGQLTSSHMGNVSATESSQMLISSLAEGSSIRYDSSMQVDSGYNTTSAGTASLIDGLSSDCHSKESFSSNPTEDAFQLSRQAKIKVFYPHH; translated from the exons ATGGGGGACCGTGCTGAGCTGCAGATCACCCCAGAGACTCCAGGCAGGCCTTCCATTAGAAACCCCTTTGAGAGTCCTAATGACTACCACCACCTCCGTGAACCCCTGGTGCCAAGCCCATCTGTCTTCAAGTCCAAGTCATGTAAAGCT ACGCCGCCAAAGTTTAACTGGTCCATTGATGAAATGGCCTATCTTCTCCCTGCATACATAGACCCAGAAGAAATCCAGCGACAGTCTTTTTACCTTAGCCAGACAAG GACAGATTCTGACATTGAGGAAAAGCGTCAGAATGCTATTGAGCAG TTTTTCACTAAAGGAACCATAGTGCCATCCCCCTGGGCAGAACCAAATACTCGTAAAGGACTTCAGAGCTGTAAGAAAA GTTGTATGTCTGCAGTGATTGCTGAAGAGCCAGAAAAAAATTCAG TTGCTTGTCAGACAACCCTCTCATTGCCTTTGGCTTTTGATTTGGAGAAAGTGCTGG GTGAATATTACCGCTGTGAGGAAGCGTGTGATGCTGTGCAGGAGAGTCTCAGTTCCTCCTCCTTAAGACGAAAACTCTTCCTTGATGGTCAGGGCAGTCACTCTAGCTCTGACAGCTCCAGCCCACCAAGCCCAGAGAGAAGCCATGTCAGGCAGGAGAGATCTTTTGTAACCCAAGAAGAGAGAGTTGTAGAAGGGCTTGAAGGTTGTGAAGGAATAGCTATATCATCCATCTTTTCCTCCCCTTTATCCTGTGGTGTGCCAGCTGCAACTCCCTCCACG GGTCAGTTCTCATCTAGTCCCATCCAGCATGGCTGCTTCCGGGACTGCAGCCTTGGCAGCATCACTAGTCCTCTGTTCCCTGATAGGTCGTCTCCTGCACGCTTAGTCTCCCCTACGATTTCTCCCATTGTTGCACATACAGCACGCACACCTATAAGCTCAG ctGAGAGAAAGAAGCTGAGCAATTTGACTCCACATAGTGCCCCGCTTGAGGTAGATGCCACTGCCTGCAGTGAGAGTCCATTTGTTGAGGGTTGCTCTCCCATTCGTAATTGCTCCCCACACCAGCTACCTTGCCACAGCGAGCCCCATAACAATTCCAGAGCTAAGCCCAGACCCAGAGTCCGCTACTGGGCCCCACCACCACTCATTTCCCCCATCCTCAACCCTAAGCTCCAAGACAATCAGGAGGCTGAGGACtcaccctcctcttcttcttctctcccctccatgGAGCTGGATCCATCATCACCCCTGGCTCAGGACACACATCCAACTAACACTGAGAGAGTTATTCTAGATCCTAAGGAACCTGTGGAAATGGAGGAGGGCAGGGTAACTGGGATAGAAGGAAGgttggaggaagaggatgaggacgaggacgaggaaGCAGGGGTTCTTTCAGGACAGCTGACTAGCTCTCATATGGGCAATGTGTCAGCAACAGAAAGCTCTCAGATGCTTATATCTAGTCTGGCTGAAGGAAGCAGTATACGCTACGATTCCAGCATGCAG GTGGACAGTGGCTACAACACTACCTCAGCAGGCACTGCAAGCCTTATTGATGGCCTCAGCTCAGACTGTCACAGCAAAGAGTCATTCAGTTCAAATCCAACGGAGGATGCCTTCCAACTAAGCAGACAAGCTAAAATAAAG GTATTTTATCCTCACCACTGA